One region of Methanosphaera cuniculi genomic DNA includes:
- the thiM gene encoding hydroxyethylthiazole kinase produces the protein MKQNDTEKIKQTSQIIEKLRKTNPLIDCITNYVTVNDCANAVLALGASPAMSTEELEAIEFTQISNAVVINMGSPLQINLTTMQMVAVEAKKTNTPLILDPVAVGVTSLRNQTTQNLIKLATPNIIRGNMSEIKAIGQLFNITQTDSKAKGVDVAEDDIISDENVEENAYLVAKIAKELETTIAVSGVMDIITNGDEIYLVDNGNEVMSQITGTGCMLTCIMGAYSAVVNPLDAAIIATLSMTIAGDQARDKMIQKDEGSASFRTYLIDELYKMNAETIIENAKLYKIK, from the coding sequence ATGAAACAAAACGATACTGAAAAAATAAAACAAACAAGTCAAATAATAGAAAAATTAAGAAAAACTAACCCACTAATAGACTGTATAACAAATTATGTAACAGTAAATGACTGTGCAAATGCAGTACTAGCACTAGGTGCATCACCTGCAATGTCAACAGAAGAACTAGAAGCAATAGAATTTACACAAATATCTAATGCAGTAGTTATAAATATGGGATCACCCTTACAAATAAATCTAACAACAATGCAAATGGTAGCAGTAGAAGCTAAAAAAACAAACACACCACTAATACTAGATCCTGTAGCAGTAGGTGTAACATCACTAAGAAATCAAACAACACAGAATCTTATAAAACTAGCAACACCTAATATAATACGAGGAAACATGTCTGAAATAAAAGCAATAGGACAACTATTTAACATAACACAAACAGACTCTAAAGCTAAAGGTGTAGATGTAGCAGAAGATGATATAATAAGTGATGAAAATGTTGAAGAAAACGCATATCTAGTTGCAAAAATAGCAAAAGAATTAGAAACAACAATAGCAGTATCAGGAGTAATGGACATCATCACAAATGGGGATGAAATATACTTAGTAGATAATGGAAATGAAGTAATGTCACAAATAACAGGAACAGGATGTATGCTAACATGTATTATGGGAGCATATTCAGCTGTAGTAAATCCACTAGATGCAGCAATAATAGCAACACTATCAATGACAATAGCAGGAGATCAAGCTCGCGATAAAATGATACAAAAAGATGAAGGATCAGCCTCATTTAGAACATACCTGATAGATGAACTATATAAAATGAATGCAGAAACAATAATAGAAAATGCAAAACTATACAAAATAAAATAA
- a CDS encoding MTH1187 family thiamine-binding protein: MITADFAILPVGIDDTELKEYVRRAVQVVKDSGLTYQLTAMGTLIEAQNYEELYKTIAKAQQAVFKDDIKRVYTVIKIDDRRDHDDHTLNGKVQRVDEILK; this comes from the coding sequence ATGATAACAGCAGACTTTGCAATACTACCAGTTGGAATAGATGATACAGAACTTAAAGAATATGTAAGACGTGCTGTACAAGTTGTTAAAGATTCAGGATTAACATATCAACTAACAGCAATGGGAACACTAATTGAAGCTCAAAACTATGAAGAACTATATAAAACAATCGCAAAAGCACAACAAGCAGTATTTAAAGATGATATAAAACGAGTATATACAGTAATAAAAATAGATGATAGACGAGATCATGATGATCACACACTTAATGGAAAAGTTCAAAGAGTAGATGAAATACTAAAATAA